The following are from one region of the Magallana gigas chromosome 4, xbMagGiga1.1, whole genome shotgun sequence genome:
- the LOC117682326 gene encoding E3 ubiquitin-protein ligase TRIM71-like, which yields MDPEYNLQDVLRCHLCETPGPPMYCVICNKYLCKACENDHISDLSKEHKVLPFENRRYTPKCPKHPLKICEHYCEQCDIPICTTCASSKKHRSHKSIEITNKIDRSKEIIQKDLQELEKCIYPKYQEIASIIPVQKSALNENSQKLTTEIDKNGEDLHREINTIIRNMKSNMEETDTKHLAVLDKQADEIKHTISEITQTITELKMLMDSNDVSRVSAYKSRNDEFRRLPPKLTVSLPSFTPQKINKEQLYQQFGSLSASSIKTEEHGYTMESPGAESSPPDRPLIDVPRIITQIDTECGGLRSVSCLSDEEVWTCGYDKIMRLYNLHGELVKSVKTKSGKDPQDIAVTRSGDLVYTDYRDRTVNIVKNKKIKTVIRLRGWGPWGVCSTSSGDLLVVMDSDDDKQTKVVCYSGSTEKQSIQYDDKGQPLYPSGGYFKYISENRNLDICVLDPSAGAVVVVNQAGKLQFTYTGPPSSTKRSFYPLGITTDSQGRILTADRDNDRIHILDQDGQFLRYIDNCHLHLPWGLCVDTRDNLFVAEIDTGKVKKIQYNM from the coding sequence ATGGACCCTGAGTACAACcttcaggatgtgttacggtgtcatctctgtgagaccccgggcccccctatgtactgtgtCATTTGTAACAAATATCTGTGTAAAGCTTGTGAGAATGACCATATCTCAGATctatccaaagaacacaaagtgctGCCATTTGAAAATAGGAGATATACTCCAAAATGTCCAAAACATCCCTTAAAAATATGTGAACATTACTGcgaacaatgtgacattcctatttgtacAACATGTGCTTCCTCTAAAAAACACCGCAGCCATAAATCTATTGAAATAACGAACAAGATTGATCGAAGCaaagaaataattcaaaaagatttacaagaacTAGAGAAATGCATTTATCCCAAATACCAAGAGATTGCATCCATTATCCCAGTCCAGAAATCTGCTCTGAATGAAAACTCCCAGAAATTAACAACAGAAATCGACAAAAatggagaagacttgcacagagaaataaacaccattatcagaaacatgaaatcTAACATGGAGGAAACGGACACCAAACACCTGGCTGTCCTAGATAAACAAGcagatgaaattaaacacaccatttctgaaatcacacagaccatTACTGAACTAAAGATGTTAatggactccaatgatgtcagccgtgtctctgcctacaaatccaggaatgatgaattcagaagattgcctcctaaactcacagtgtccttaccaagttttacccctcagaagatcaacaaagaacagctttatcaacagtttggttctctgtcagcgtcatctatcaaaacagaagaacatggctacaccatggaatctcccggtgctgagtcctctcccccggacagaccgctcattgatgtaccacggatcatcacacAGATAGACACTGAGTGTGGAGGATTACgcagtgtgtcctgtctgagtgatgaggaGGTGTGGACGTGTGGTTACGACAAAATCATGAGACTGTACAACCTCCATggggaactagtgaagtcagtcaaaaccaagtcagggaaagATCCAcaggacatagcagtgacaaggagtggggatctagtttatactgattacagagatagaactgtgaacatagttaagaataaaaagataaagacagtgatcagactacggggGTGGGGACCTTggggtgtctgtagtacctcctctggtgacctcctggttgtcatggacagtgatgatgataaacaaacaaaagttgtgtgttactctggctccacagagaaacaaagtattcagtacgatgacaaaggacaacctctctatccATCTGGTGGATActttaaatacatcagtgagaacaggaacctagatatctgtgtgttaGACCCTAGTGccggtgcagtagtggtggtcaatcaggccgggaaactccagtttacctacactggtcctccctctagTACCAAGAGATCATTCTATCCActcggcatcacaacagacagccagggtcgcaTCCTGACAGCAGACCGTGACAAcgaccgtatccacatcctggatcaggacggacagttcctccgctacattgacaactgtcatttacatcttccatggggtttatgtgtggacaccagagacaacctctttgtggctgagatagacacaggtaaagtgaagaaaatacaatataacatgtaa